tattttcttttgtcATTTCCTCATTTGtgttattttcttttttaatattgtcATTATCGCCATCCTTTTTATGATCAACTTGctcatttttatcttcttcatcttttatataatctTTTTGagtttcatttttttttatgccATTTTCGGCTTTCTCTTCTCCAATGTTTGTATTAACTTCTAAGctaaaattatcaaaattgtcattattatataatatcataaattccttaaaattattttgagcagatttaatatttaactCAGCTTGttcattcatatatttgaCTCGATATTTTTcgataaaaaaagaacTAGTACATTCATTATTGCATATGATTTCTAAATTGTTTAATATACTTTCAATAgctaaattttttatttcatttgcTATATCATctattgttttatatttttttatgtcgttataaaatttctttattatgtCTGAAAATACATATTCATCTATGCTATaacttttttcttttttaaaattatttattaaatatttttcaaattctTCATCACTCTCAAATTcgatgtttttttttttcaatttattGCTAGCGTCTTTAGtttcttcttcattttcccctctttttctctttttgtCATTTGGTGCTATATCATCActttctttcatttttaatgtGCTTACTATTTCAATATACTTTGATGTTTACTTGTTTTTTTCGgtctttcttttttatatcgtTGCCTATTCCCTTACTTATTTGTCTAGCTGTTTTTGCTATACAAgcatgcatatatacatacgtGTGTATTGATGTGCTTGAACGCGCatatagatataatatatatgtattgtttattttttacgcACTATAGTTACtcttattatttgttttccctttgttataatattttttggttTTCAAACAGACTTTAAAACATAACTAGGGATATTTCATTCAAagtgataaaaaattgaaaaaaacaaagtagctaaaaaaatatattataaaatcattatgcaattatcaatattatatataatatatacacaaataTGAAAAGGGAAATTAGATAAATCAAACTACAACTCACTatagtaataaatatatattattatataacatttatcatatatgatacatataaaaaatataaaaaatgtacataaatatatgtagtATGTAATTATGTATACCTTAAAAATGATCATAATACCCccccaaaaaaaattgttatatatatataataaaaataatagctataaaataaataaaaataaaaaatatattttaattaaaataaattataataaacgataataaaattttttaatgagGCATATATAGCTtccaaaaaatgaaaaaaaatgcatatatgtaGCAAACTAATAAACGGTGGTATCTGTAAAATTTAGGTGtcaagaaatatatattacatatgcatatatatatattcatgcTTATGCGAATATAGGAAACAACTACATAGCtcaaaaatatgtatgaTACATTTGGagtatttaaaaaaaataatgattgcttgaaataaaaacaagCCATATGTATccattgttatatttttacatcgAATTTTTAAGTTAACAAAGATTCACAAATCaattatcattttgtaaatacatatataagcagtataacatatataacaatatttttattaataaatatgaggatatattatatgcgcaaatattaatatgtcACTGTTCCTTATAATAAGTCATcatttgttcatatttaaagattcgtacatatatattataataaaaaaatatatagccTTTAAGTGGGGATTAGCTATTTTGTATTAGTATcgttttaatttttcatatattaagAATGTATAGAAAatgtttattaaaatatatattacttcATATGTCTGAtgttcaaaaaatattcaactAATCAATATATcttattcaaaataatagttATCAGTTCtccattatataaaataaatattataatactTTTATCCAATTATAGCAATTGCCATATTTAtgtctttctttttttttacgcTAATactttatcaaaataatgaaatgcGAATTATTCTATAGCAGATTATGCCAAATATAGTTTATTACacataattaaaaaaaaataataaataaaaaaaaaatatataaaatgtaaaaatacatatactATACTAGAAgcctttttatatttgctCTAGGAATattacatttaaaaaattcaaataaaaaacaaagagTCTCATTTAGATATAAATCgaaacaatatttttccttccaaacaaaataaaaaattatgatttttCGTTGGATTATCAAAACAAAGAAATTTATGTCTAAATCAGGATATTTATCTGGATTCATTAATTTTCTCaaatttacatatatatatatatatatatatatatatatatatatatttaagaaTTGTATGTACATTGAAATTTTCCTTACCACTTCAATTaacttttatttctattacTTTAATACAAACctcaaaaattattttttgttcataaaaTGGTGAGAAAATAGTATGACAAATTGTATGTGAAGGCGTAGCGCTGATAATAGCCAAATCCATTATTTAATAAggtttattttaaaaaccatgctaataattttgtaaattatatccttttatatttcaGCATGTGCTATTCCTGTGCTTTTATGTGCCCCTACCTTTTACGCTTAATTGGAGTTTGCTGCAAATATCTATAGATGATTTTTCCTCGTCGTTGCTcgaaatttaatttatgaaTTTGAATTTTAACAGTATCTCCTAAGTTAATTTTAACTTTATTAACTCTTAATTTCCcagaaataaaacataaaaatttttccCCATTTTTAATACTAACAATAAAATTGGTGTTTGCTAAGCATTCTTCGACTATTCCATTCATTTCGATTATATcactttctttttttttttttataacgctatttttaagattattatcttttaaaataaaccTTTTAATAATCTGTTCCTTTTTATCACATAAggataattttcttttatttaaaattccCATGCTGGGAGTCAGACATGTATCCAATTTTCCAACATTATGAATAAagagtttttttttcaaactTACCACATttgttaaataaattaaatggaataaacataaaaaaaatatcataaaaataaaattacaatACATGTATGTTTTTAGATATTAACTTTGttgttgtatatataatgttacAAGCTTATCAAACTAaccaaaaataaatacaatgcttgcttatatatattttatttgggCATTATATATCAAAGTCCGCATAAGTGATCCTCTTTACCTTTTGGAAAATATTCCAAAAAAATCACACACTATTTTGTTTTcctttttacatttttttggaGAACATACTATTGCTAcaataatatgttttattaatcttctaactaaaaaaataaaaatatgatatatatatatatatattcctcCTTCTGCACTATCTTGTATTCTTTCTCATAAttagtaaataaatatatatcagtttcaatttttaagattatataaaaaattatagaaaatatattttttccctCCCAAGCGAATGCACAatgtattataattaactttgtattatattattgtatacaaaattaaaaaaattatgacgAGGAAATACGAACCctct
This DNA window, taken from Plasmodium berghei ANKA genome assembly, chromosome: 13, encodes the following:
- a CDS encoding translation initiation factor IF-1, putative, translating into MYCNFIFMIFFLCLFHLIYLTNVVSLKKKLFIHNVGKLDTCLTPSMGILNKRKLSLCDKKEQIIKRFILKDNNLKNSVIKKKKESDIIEMNGIVEECLANTNFIVSIKNGEKFLCFISGKLRVNKVKINLGDTVKIQIHKLNFEQRRGKIIYRYLQQTPIKRKR